Part of the Tenacibaculum sp. SZ-18 genome, TATTACTGTAATCTTCCGTAAACTCCAGTTCCAGTAAAAATATTTTTGCCATCACTTCTGTTCCGTTCACTCGCAACTACTCTTCTTTTTTAGTGTCACTATTTTTAATCAAAAATATCGCCACAAAAAAATAACCGTTGCTTCATTAAGGCTCGCCGCTTTTGCCTCACTCTACTGCGGTTTTTAAAGGAATTTAATATTGATTAGAAATTGGATTTTAAAAACCTTGTGGCACACAAATCGCAATGCGTTGCTTGCTATTATTTGTCTGTCAAGTTCGGCGCTCGCTGTAGCTTCGCCTTGGTTTTGCGTTGCACGCAGCTTGGCTGTAGGCACCATAACTTTTTACAAATCTGAATGAAAAACAAGTCATTTTAAAACCTTGGAATTATCCGCCGCATCATCCAAGCAAAACACCAAGTTTTTAAAACGTTTTACATCATAACTTAAAAGAGGTTGCTGAAGCTGTGGATTTAAGTTATGATTTAAAATGACTTGCTTTTAGAATCCAACATTTTACGAAGTAATGCAGAAACTTACCAAGTGCGCTGGCTGAAGCCGGCTATTTAACATAGTGGCGTTATAGTACAGAAATCCAAATGAATGTTAGTATAACAGCACATTATGTTACAATAGCTTGGGAATATCTAACGTAATTTTTTATTTTTACAAAAGGAAAGATTAATGAAGATAGAACGTTCATTTATATAAAAATTTGTTGTTGAGTATTAGAAAAATGCGACCGTTGTTAAAAAAAATGTGTAAAGTAAGACTACAATGGTAATATGATATCCGATGCTAATAAGCAGATAACAAGTGTTTTATATAATCACTTGAATATGCCAACAGAGATTAAGTTTAATAACTCGAATACTAAAAAGATTAATTATACTTATGATGCTACTGGTGTAAAGCTTAGAAAGACAACAAATAATAACGGAGCAATTACAACTACAGATTATGCAGGAAGTTTTGTTTATGAAAACAATACATTTAAACAGCTTAGTCAACCTGAAGGTTATGTAAGATATAGTAGTTCAAGTGGATTTGATTATGTGTATCAATATAGAGACATATGGAGAAATACTAGAATTACGTATTCAGATGTCAATAAAGATGGTGTAATTACTCCAAGTACTGAAATCTTACGAGAGCAGAATTATTATCCTTTTGGTTTAGAGCATCGAGGATATAACACCAATATTATAGGTGTTAAGAATAATTTAAAGCAATATCAAGGTCAAGAATTTACAGAGGATTTAGATTTAAACACTCATGAATGGAGATATAGGGTTTCTGACCCAGCAATTGGAAGGTTTTGGCAAATAGATCCATTGGCGGAAAAATATACTTATAATTCTGTATACGCTTTTCAAGAAAACAAATTAGGTTCTGGAATTGAATTAGAAGGTTTAGAGAACCTTACTTGGGAACAGCAGCAATCCCTTACTTGGGAACAGCAGCAATACCTTCAAATGAGTAAAGAAGGTCAAGGACTT contains:
- a CDS encoding RHS repeat-associated core domain-containing protein is translated as MPTEIKFNNSNTKKINYTYDATGVKLRKTTNNNGAITTTDYAGSFVYENNTFKQLSQPEGYVRYSSSSGFDYVYQYRDIWRNTRITYSDVNKDGVITPSTEILREQNYYPFGLEHRGYNTNIIGVKNNLKQYQGQEFTEDLDLNTHEWRYRVSDPAIGRFWQIDPLAEKYTYNSVYAFQENKLGSGIELEGLENLTWEQQQSLTWEQQQYLQMSKEGQGLLASIGSYVDKFFASFTVTTTEETGSKETPVTITNVETTTVSPNLEDFFMNGMRPSSDGTIIVTNTPMVKVDKSSTKTVSTKVVKEEVKLKGPAKATGDVKVSTNLETGETSVTGKVSLVVSAGDNKAGLFASTKSSSNGSVNVKGGVEASVKVDKKTTLGFTLGISHTVLENE